The genomic window TGAGCCAGGAAAATCAAGGGGTCATGCAAAAAGGTCGGCATTACAGGCCGACCTGTCCGGATGCGTAAACCTTGGGCGGTGGTTGTTCTGGAAGCGTCAATCCCAACTGTGCCAAAAGGAGTAAAACGTCCTTCTCCGGCTGGGTATAACGGCCCATGACAATATGACGGCCTCCGTGGTTGGTAAATGAACGTCTATCATTTGAATGCCCGACAGTTTTTCCAAAGTCGCTTCAGACGTCAGCCCTGCGGCTCCTCCCCCCGCGCAAGATTTCGCAGTGTCGTGTGGGGGCAAAAAGCCAAAAAGGAAACAAAGATATGGGCTTCAATTCTCCGTTCTAACTGGTGCCAGATGGGGCGGATAGAAAGAGACCCCTTTAAGTCCTTAAATGCCTGCTCCATCCGCGTCAACAGCAAATAATTTTCCCAGACGGTTTCTGGCGCGGCGGCCTGCATGTTGGAACGAAGCAAATAACGCCCCTCGCGCCGATATGCCTGCCTCAGACGTTCCCGATCCAAACTGAACCGGAATGTATTCTCCTTGACCGGCTCCTGCGGTTTGAGAATGGAGATGGTGACCAGTCTGTAGTCTCGTCCGGCTTCTTTCTTTAACGCGCCAATATGCATGAGCAGGTCATCGCGCGTGAGTGCCTTTCGATTGCGAAATTCGCGCAAGCCCACCCACGACCCGGTCCGATTTAGCCCTTACGTAACAGATTCCCAAATCCTTGTTTCCAGTCTTCGTAGTTGACTACGTAATTCAAGCCACAAACCTTGCTTAGTTCTCTGCCTTGCAGTGCCATATTGATTTTATCTGCACATTCCCTGGTTTCTTTCTGCGGGCCAAAGGGATTAAACCGCATGTCATTCCCTTCAAGAAACACGTAGTCGCAAATAAGTAAGATGTTCTCGAAGAGGTAGAAGGTGAAGCCAGGGGTATGTCCGCCGGTGTGGAAGGCCTCTATGCCCTGCTCAGCGAAATTCTCTGTAAAGGCAGTATCAAAGGTAAAGGCGCGGCAGATGCTGTGAGTAGAGTCCAGCTTGTGGATCTGCACCGAGGCACGAAATAAGTCGCGGTACTGATTGCTCGCGCCGAGGAAGTGGTGATGGGTAAACGTGATGACATCCGCGGGTTTAAGACCCTTGTCGAAGGACGAAGGACAATCTACCCAGAATACCTTCCCGCCTGTCTCAATACGATAGGCGGCATGTTCGAGACCAAGAGGTGGGACGGAGTTTAAACGAGTAACCTTTTCATTGACCGGCGTGCCAATGACCTTGTACCGCGCGGAGCATTCCTCCGAGGTAATAAATTTTCCCCTGGGCGCCCCGCAGAAGGGGCAAAAGTCCGGATAGTAGCCCACCATATTAAAGCCGCATACGGTACAGACGTATTGTTCCTTTTGCATGATATACCCCTTTCCTTTTTAAATAAAGAGAGATTGCAAACGTTCTTTTGTTTTTTAGGGTTATGTTAAACACTCACTATGAGCGGATGCATGCTGGGTGGGGCTTCAGGAACTCCTTGAATATGAAATCAAAGCCAGACTGAAAAGACACTTGGAATGCGGTTACCCAACCCGAACACGTCGGAAGAGCTGCTCGGCAGACCAGGGCAATTACCCTTCACCCATGAACACGATACCGCAGTCAGGGCATGCTTTTGTGTCGGGGCTCATACCATAACCACAGGCAGGGCATCTTCCCTGCGATGACCATTCCTGGGAGGTTTTGATGTCAGGATACTTTTGTGCGTAAAAATTCTCAATACAGTCGTGTGCGATGTTCGCTTCATTTTTTGCCACCAGGAGAAGATACCGTCGTTCGCATTTTCCCGTACCACAACCCGGAGGTAATGCAATTTGAGAAGGGATTCCGTTTCTTAAAAGCAAATCCGATAACTCGCGGATTCCTTCTCGACCTTCTTCCCTGATTGCAACCCATTCGTCAGGGGGATGCTCGGCAGCGTTTGGCTTCTTATCTCCCTTTTTTTCGACTTCTTCCGGCATTTTCAGCGGGATGCCGCAGTCGGCGCATGTCAGTATGTGCGCATAATACTCTGATCCGCATTCCGGACACAGTTTTATTTTTTCAGGAGACATATACGTTTATCCGGCAATATGCTGCCCTAATTGAAGATCTATTTTACAAAATACCTGAGGAAATTCTTGCAAGCCCGACGGTTATGGCTAAGGTTTTTTTTCCGATTCGAGGATGGTTGGGGCTACAATCCGCCTTAAACCAGCTCCTTTTGCCGCATCCATAACATCCACAATGACTCCATAAGACACATTTTTGTCCGCCCGTAAAACGAGGGTCTTGTCGTCCTGCCGGGAAAAGGCGCTCTTCAGAACTGAGATCAGGTCTTTTCGTTCGACGGGTTCATTCTGAAAAAACAGTTTTCCCTCCTGCGAGATGGTTAAGACCCGTTCCTCCAGTTTACTGGTAGAGGCGTATTTGGTGGAGGGGAGTTCCAGCTTGATATTTGGCTGTTCCATGAAACTTGAAGTGACCAGAAAAAACAAGAGGATCAGGAACAGCATGTCGACCATTGGAGTGAGGTTTATAATCGATTTGGTAACTCGTTTTTCGCGAAATCGCATAGGTTTACAGAGCAAAAAAGATAATGATTAAGCCATACATGAACCACTGTTTATCACGAGGGCATCCGCTGAATGAAAACTCAGTTTTTCCCGCTGTCCTGAGCAGGATAAAGTTTATTGAGAATGTACATGGAGTATTCTTCCATCTCCAGGACAAAGGTATCCACTTTTTTATCGAAATAACTATAAGCAACCAGGGACGGGATTGCGATAAAAAGTCCGAATACGGTTGTTCGGATCGCTTCTGCAAGCCCCGCGGAAAACGCCTTGGCCTGTCCCAGCCCCAGCTCGGAAATAATCCCAAAGATATCTTCTAATCCCAGCACCGTTCCCAGCAATCCCAGCAGGGGGGCCACTGCGGTAATGACTTCCAGTACCAGGAGTCTTCGTTCGAGCGATTTGGTCTCCTGTCGCCCGGCGGCCTGGATATCAATAAATTTTTCTTCCCGTGTAAGGTGGTTATTGGTGAGTATGCGCCGCAGGAGATTGGAAAAAGGACCGGGAATCACCTCGCATTTTGATAGTGCGAGGGGAATGTCTTGCTGGCTGCGAATAGTCTCAATCGTCCGGATAATCTCGGGTTTTAAGATATGGTTTCTGCGCAGGTTTATTGCCCGTTCAATAATCACCGCAAGGGCTAAAATGGAACAAATCAAGAGTGGTATCATGATAGGGCCACCGCCTATAAGCCATTCCAAGGTAGTATCTCCTCCTAAAAAAAATAAAAATTGAACCTTACATCGATAGACGGTTCCTTGATATTGGATGGGAAAGGATTCAGTGGCGCTGCGTTTTTAATCGAGGATACCAGCCTGGAGGCGAGATTAAAATTTCCCGCGTCATCCACAATCTTTACTTCACCAACAGAACCATCGGGCAACACTTTAAATTCCACAATCACCGGTTTGTCGTCTCTCGTTTCCAATTTGAGCTCTGCACGGGTTCCGTATCCGAGGAACCAATAGAGAGAAATTCTATCCCTGATGTGTTTAAAATAATTGGCATATTCATGTTTTTTGACGTTAAAAGACGGTGCACCAGGAATCGCTGCGTTTGATATCGTGTCCTCAAAAAGCACCGGATCATTGTTTGCCCCCTCAGTCTTTGCATTCACATTAAAAGAGACCTTCGGTTTTTTTACTTCACCGGGGCTTTCCTGCACATTTAATCCCTTTTCGAGCATGCGCTGCGGTTCAACGCCTGACGACTCTGGAACGGCTACGGGGGGTATTTGAGGCATTTCCGGTTGAATGTCCGGAGAATTCTTTATTTCCCTTGCTTCTTTCATCTTCATTCCGGACTCTTTTCCGGTTTTTTCCTCCCGAAGCAAAGATGACGCTGGTTCTTCCTCAGTTTCCGTTTCTATTTTATTATCTCTTTCATCCTGCTTGTCCGTAAAAAGCACCCCTTCGCTTGCTGGCAAGGGTTCTGCTTCTTCCTGGAGAGCGCCCCGTCCTATCGTAAGCCGTTCTCTTTTTGGTGCAGGGGTGTGACTGGTATTCTCTTTTGTTTCTTCGAGTTTTATGGCCTTCACCTCAGCCATACTTTTCTTTCTCTCTTCGGAGGATACCGGTGGCTGTTTTATGGGAGGCGGTTTGGCAGGACTTCCTTGATTTTCCAGCCCTTTGGGCAGATTAGCGTATCTGGGCGGGGTAGTTTTACCCTCGCTCCCATTCTCAGAAACAAACACCTGTGCCGTGGCCGCTTGTTCAGGCGGTGGTTGCTGCCGAGGGTCGGAAGGGACACCGGCATTTCCTTTGCCCAGGAATGGCGCCCTGGAATGCCCTTCTGCATGCGGCTCATTGTTGACCGGCAACTGGTCGTCAGGAAAATAATCTTTAGCAACGGCTCCCTTTGCGCCGATCTTATCGGTGTCCGCGCTTGTCTCCTCGTCTTCCGCGTTATCAGAAGTGTCGGTAAATATCTTGTACTTCTTTTTTTCAGGAATTTCCTCTTTCTTAAGCTCGTCTTCTTTTTTTGAGACAGGGCTTTCATGATCCTCAATTTCCAGGGTAACGGCATACTCACTCGGCTCCCGGACAAAGCTGTCCCGAAGTGATTTTAAACTGAGAATCTGGTTTGCCTGAGGAGACATGAAGATGATGATGGCATGGAGCGCCAGAGACGCAATGACAAGAAGAAGAAACAGGTTCTTGCTAAAAAATTCAGTACGCCATTTGATAAACATAATTTTGTGTTAACGGTTTGTAAGATATGGGTCGTGTTCATGATGCGGGTAGTTTCATTTTCGTTATGCGGCCCGGAGATCGACGAGTCTCTTCTCTCCGCTTGAGAAATTTTCCGAAGACCGGAATTAATATGATCGATGATGCATTCGGACAAATGGTAAAAAGTATTATCCATTCCGCCCTTATTATCCGGAATGAAGTTTACCGCATGCGCGTTTTGTTGTCAATGGGTTTCTCGTGTTGAACGCGGTTCTTTCAGCCTTTCTAAGATGAAATCGGCGAGGGCGGAGACCGTATCGCCGATGGGGAAGAAAGGCACCCGGATTTCTGGCGCTTTGTCACTCACGACGGCGATGAGGTTTTGGTCGTCCCTGCATATCAGGGTATTGCTGATTTCTGAACGCAAGACCTCAATTTTTGGCAAGGTCAGAGTTTTGTAGCCCTCAGCAAGCACGATGTCCACATCGGTTAGATAGGTATTTACGATCTCTGACAAAGGGAGTTCTCTGGGCGTAATGCGCATGACACCCGTCATGGTTTGCGATGATACCACAACGGCATCGGCTCCGGCCCTGGTGTGCAGCCAGCTATCCTTTCCCTCCCTGTCAATTTCGAAACTATGGTGAGAGTGTTTGATGGTGGCAACCCGATAACCCCGTGATTTCAATTCCTGAACAAGCTTTACCACAAGGGTAGTCTTGCCGCTATGGGATTTACCGACAATGGATATAACGGGTACTTTTGGCTGCACAACACCAATTATAAAAGATATCATTTAAAAATAAAAAAGAATTTTACCGTTATCCGGGGAACGAGGCGCTGATGATTTAGCCTTGACAAAGGAAGCATTGGTCAATTAAAATTTTAGACTGGATTATCCGTGCTCATTTCAGAGCGGTTTCCAGTGATGCGGTTTAATACAGAGAATCCCTGCCGGGGTGGGTATGCACACTGTGCGTTTTGCGCTGATAAATACCGTATGGGATTTTATTCGCGCAGATTGCAAGCTAACCGGCGACAGAATATTTTAAAATAACGGCTAGAACGCGCCCCTTTATCCCTCCCGTTCCGTGCGAAAGAGGGGAAAGAGGAGTGGTTAGTGGGGGAAGAGGGTGTTTTGTATGGATGATGCGGGAAAAATACTGGACCGAAGACAACTTTTCAAGAATTTGTTTGTCTTTGTGGGAGATAAGGTTGCAGATTACGCCAGTAAAAGGATTGACCGGGTAATGCCCAGGGGCGACTATCTGCGGCCACCGGGCGCTGTTGAAGAGACAGAATTTCTTTCTGCGTGCACCCGCTGCGATGAATGTATCAAGGCGTGTCCCGCAAAGGCTATCAAGAGATATCAGGGCGTAATGGATGTGGCGGTAGGTACACCGGTCATTATGCCGCGGGAAAATCCCTGTGTTTTATGTAACGGTCTGTTGTGTATTGCTGCCTGTAAGGACGGGGCATTAAAACCCGTTGCTCATGCAAATAATGTTAAGATGGGTATCGCCGGGATTACTGAATCGCGGTGTCTGGCTTGGGGCGGGCAGGATTGTCAGCTGTGTTATATAAAGTGTCCCTTACAGGGAGATGCAATTATTCAAGAGGACGGCAAGCCCGTGATCAACGAAGAAAAGTGTGTTGGCTGCGGAGTTTGCGAGTACGCCTGCCATACGATAAATAACACCTGTGCGATTAAGGTTACAGCAAAGCGAGAAGGCTCGTATACCGGATAGGGAATTCAAACCGGGCAGCCACCGGCTTTCGTCTGCGCAGGTTCAAGCCATGCGACTGCATGAATAGTCGCCTTTGGCAACACTAAGGTAATGAAACAAAAGGATATGAACTATGAAAGAAGAAGTGATGCACGAGTGCAAGATTCCGTTTACCTGTGAGCTCTGTGAGAAGCAGTTGTCGTGTCAGCTGGATCAGATAGAGCACAACAAGTGGGCAATCACCCAACGGATGAAGGATATAAAATATAAGATCGTGGTAATGAGTAATAAAGGCGGGGTGGGGAAGAGCACCGTGACAACGAATCTGGGCGTTGCACTGGCCCGCATGGGCAATAAAGTGGGTATCGCTGATGCGGATATCCACGGTCCAAATATCCCCATCATGTTAGGGGTGGAGGGAAAAAGGCTCAAGAACAGCAGTGGTGGCGTACTGCCGCTGGAGGTATTGCCCAACCTGAAGGTGGCGTCCCTTTCCTTCTTGATTGAAAACCCGTCGATGCCGGTCATCTGGAGGGATTCTGCGAAGTGGGATTTCCTGTGTGAGCTGATGGGAAGTGTTTGCTGGGGTAATCTGGATTATCTTTTAGTGGACTTGCCGCCGGGAACCGGAAATGAAGCGATTTCTATCATTGAACTTATTGGGAAGGTAGACGGATCGGTGATCGTTACCACACCGCAGGACGTCGTTTTGCTTGATGTCAGGAAAGCGGTGATGTTTTCACGAGACAGCAATGTGCCCATTATTGGCATTGTGGAAAATATGAGTGGGCTGATATGCCCTCATTGTAACACGCGAATTGATGTATTTAAAACGGGAGGAGGGGAGAAGATTTGCGGGGAATTAGGTGTTGATTTTCTTGGCAGGATACCTTTGGAACCGGGGATTACTGAAAAATGCGACGCCGGCGAGGCATTTGTTTCCGCCTACCCTGATTCGAGTGCGGCAAAGGCCTTTGAAGAGATCGTTAAAAAATGCGAAGCCTTTGTCCGGACACGCAGCGATGAGCTTGACAAGGTTACCGAGTATAGAGAAGTTCCTTTTCTGGGGAAAGTGCCGGTGGATCCAAACTTTGTTGAAAAGAATCCGGTTTCGTAACCCTGATAAAAACAGGGTGGATGTCCCACGTTCCGGATGGGCATGGCACAGAAAGCAGCCATTGCGTTACTGAGGCAACTGCAAGGATAGAGGATGTTTCCTGGAGATCGTCTTCTGTCAGTGATGTAATGATCACATTTTTATCCGTCACCGTTCGTACGCCAGATTCCTTCCTTTTTCTCTTCATAAATACGGCACCCAGCCGGAGCTTCGCATAAAAATAGATGGTGACGAAATACGATGTTTCGTTCAATCAGGTACAAATTAATTTCCTTGTTTCTCATCGCAGTCCTTACGCCGTTGTTAGTTATGCGGCTTATTGCATATCCTTCTGCACAAAAGGCTATTCAGGAAACGACCACAAAAAATCTGCAACTCATTGGTTCAGAAAAGGCATCACAGGTGAATGCATGGTTAAGCAGATTAAAAAATGATGCAGTGCATGCCGCCAGCAATCCCTTTGTCATAAGCGCTGTGGAACTCACCGATTCCGATGCCGATACCATAGCGCGATTTCTTTTCCAGATACCCTGCGGCGCCGGATTTCATTCCTTCATGATCTGTGACGTGTCAGGGAATGTCAGATTGTCCAGCAACGAGAGAACGATAGGATTCAATATCGCTGCGTTTGACGGCTTCCGTCACGCTGCCGGCGGAGAGACGTATGTTTCAGAGAGTGAATCCCCCGTTTTTTATGACACCCGCGTCCATGAAAGAGATACCGGCGCGTTACCGGCCCTGCTGATTTCCGTGCCGGTGAAAAACGTGGACGGGCAGGTGGCTGGGGTGCTGATGTTTCAAGCCGACGGGTCTGATCTTACTCTGTTAATGCAAGAAAGACGATACGGGGATAGGTACGATTCATACGTCGTGAATCAGCATGGCGTGATGATTACGGAATCCGATTTTGCCGATCACCGTAATCCACCTGATTTTCTGAACCGGAGGACACCGGGGGCATGGACGGTTGTTGATCCGCAAACCGGAGAGTTTACCAGGAGCGTCGCTTCCTGTTTGAACGGAGAAAACGGATTCGATGTGCATGGCTACAGGAACTACGCAGGGGAAAACGTGGTGGGGGTATGGCACTGGATTCCGGAATTGAAATGGGGCGTCATCGCGGAAATTCCTGCCGATGAGGTGTTCTTGGCGATGGATAAAGTAAAAAACTCAATCTTTAAGGTGCTTTCCTATTTGACGATAGCAGGGGTGGTTCTGGCGGTCGCCGGGATAGCATTCGCCTTCGTAATCGGACAAAAGATTGCCTACCCTATTATGGAATTAACGGCAGCAACGCGAAAGATGTCCGCCGGAGACTTGTCGCAAAGGGTGAGGCTGCGCACGCAGGACGAGCTTCGTGAACTGGCGGACGCATTCAATATTATGGCCGAATCAATGCGGGAGAAGACCGGCACGTTGCAGGAAACATCAAATTTCTTGCAAAGTATCCTGGTCGGTTCTACCGAGCATTCCATTATTGCGGCTGACCTTGACGGAACGATTCTGGCCTTCAATGAAGGTGCGAAAAGGATGTTTGGTTATGAACCGGAAAGATTGGTGGCAAAATCAACGATCGATGTTTTGTACACGAAGAAAGATGTCGAATCCGGGAACGTGCACAAGATGCTGGAAACGACGCGGGCGGATGGCTGCTATAAAAATGAAATGCAATTGATTCGGGAAAACGGTGAGATTTTTACCGGGTATGGCACCGTTACCACGCGGCAAACGACCCGGGGAGAGCCGAGCGGCTTTGTGATGATTATCAGGGATATAACGGAACAAAAATTACTGGAACGGGAGCTCCAGAGTTACATGATGCAACTGGAAAAAATTGTCGAGGAAAGAACGCAAAAATTGCGGGCATCAGAAGAGAAATACCGGCGACTTTTTGAAACGAGCAAGGATGCCGTTTTCTTCTGTGATACGGAATGCCAGTTTATCGATATGAATCAGGCTGGTGTGGATCTGTTTGGATATGACACGAAAAATGAGATCTTGAAATTGAACCTCGTCCAGCACCTGTTCTACAGTCCCGCTGCAGGTGAGGCAATTAAGGAAATGGTGGGCAGAAATGGGTTTGTCAAGGACTATGAAGTCGAACTCAAAAAGAAAGATGACACCAGGGTGCCCTGTCTCATGACGAGCAATCTCAGGCGGGGTGAACGGAATAATATTATCGGTTACGAGGGAATTATTATTGATCTGACCGAACGCAAGAAGATTGAACGAGAGAAAGATATTATGAACAATATCAATAAAATTCTTGCCTCAAACCTTGATATCCGGGAGGTGTATAAATCCTTCAGTGAGGAGCTGAATGAGGTCATCGATTTCGACCGCATGAGCATTACTCTTATTGACGAAAAGCGGGACGAATTCCTGATTTTCGCTGTTTCGAAGGATTATCACGATTCTCAATTAAAAGAAGGAATGTATTATTCGAAATATGGGACCCTGGCGGGTAAGGTGGTGGACCATGGTAAAGTTTATATGGTGACCGACACCTCACAGGGATCTTTTTCCACCGACCCGATCCTCTTTAAAGAAGGGATCAAGTCACGGCTGTCAATTCCCCTGATATGCAAAGGTGAAATTATCGGAAGCCTCAATTTCGGGAGTAAAAATGTCAGGAATTATTCTGAAAACCACGTTGAGATTGTCCAGAAGATTGCTCCGCAACTGGCTATAGCGATTGACAACACATGTCTTTTTGATAAAATTAAGGATTCTGAGGAAAAGTACCGGAATCTCGTTGAGGATATTGAAGATGTCATCTTCAGATTGGACAAGAGGGGACGGTATCTCTTCCTGAACAGCGCACTGAAGAATGTCACAGGGTATGACCCCAGGGAATTTTATGAAAACCCTTCTATTGCCATTGAAATGGTCTCCAGGGATGATAGAGAATTGGTGCGGGAGACAACCCGCAAAATTCTCAGCGGCGAATTCAAGGTATCAAAAGATCTGGAATACCGGATCAAATGCAAAAACGGAAACGAACTGTGGATTTCTCAAAATACCTATCCGATCAAAGACAAAAAAGGAAACATTCTTGGTATTGAGGGGATTATGCGAGACATCACGGACAGTAAGAAAATTGAAGAGCAGATACGACGTTCGGAACGCCTCGCCTCAATTGGCGAACTGGCCGCCTCGATTGCCCATGAAATCCGCAATCCCCTTGGCGCCATATCGAATTCCGTCGGGATGCTGAAAAGAGACCTGTTATTAAGGGGTGACGATCAAAAATTATTTAACATGGTAATTGAGGAAACCGACCGTCTGAACAGCATTATTACCAACTTTCTTACCTTTGCTCATCCTGCTGAGTATCACTTTGTCAGGAGCGACATTCTTGAGATTATTGATGAAACCCTGTTTTTATTGGAGCAGGATGTCCGATTCCATGAAGAAATCAGGATTGTGAAAATGTACGCGAATGATGTCCCGAAGGTGTATGTGGATCGGAACTGGATCAGGAAGGTCTTTTGGAATTTATTGATAAATTCGATTGATGCAATGCCGCGGGGCGGAAAGATTTTCATCCGGGTCAGAAAACCAAACAGACCAGACAGGAGCGAGATAGAAATTGTCATTGCCGACACGGGTTCAGGTATTCCACCGGAAATTATACGAAAGATCTTTGAGCCTTTTTTTACAACAAAAAAGTCCAAAGGCACGGGACTGGGACTGTCTATTGTGCATCGCATCGTGGATAATCATGGCGGCGTGATCGACGTCAGAAGTAAGCTAAACAAAGGAACGACGTTTACCGTGCGATTACCCATAAAAAACCAGCACATGAAAGCTGTTTCCGTGTGGGAGTCGATACCGCAGCAAATCCCCGTAAAGGGGTAACACCCGCTGAATTCCCTTCTGTAAGGGGAATGGAAAGGGGAGCTATAACAAAACGTGCGAAACGATGTCCTCGTGAAAGTGGAGAAAAAAAGATTTTGCATCGGAATACCCTACGCCTATGTTTAACATTCTGGTAGTTGAAGATCAAAAAAATATGCGGGAATCTCTGGCAATCGCTTTCAGGAGATCAGGCTACAATGTTGACAGTGTTGAAAGCGGTGAGAAGGCGATAGCAGTTCAGAATGAACACTTCTACGATTTGGCCGTCGTGGACCTTAAGATGGAAAACATGGATGGCCTTGAAGTATTATCGCGCATTAAACGCATCAATCCTTCGACTGAGGTTGTGGTCATGACTGCCTATGGCACGATTGACAGCGCGATTCAGGCGATGAGAAGAGGCGCTTATGATTATGTCACAAAGCCTTTCCAGCTTCCTGATATCCTTTCCGTGGTTGAACGGGCATTAGAAAAGAAGCGCTTGTCTGACAAGGTTACGATCCTGCAAAAAGAGGGAAAGGAAAGCTATCAGTTTGAGGGCGTTATTGGCAATTCTCCCGTAATGATTCGGCTCCTGAATATTCTTATGGAATTGGTGAGAAGCGAGAGCACGGTTCTCATTACCGGCGAGAGCGGAACGGGAAAGGAGTTAATCGCGCGCGCTATCCATAGCAATAGTCCCAGAAGGAATAAACCCTTTATTGTCGTGAATTGCGGGGCGCTGCCGGAGAATTTGCAGGAGAGCGAGCTGTTTGGGCATGCATTGGGCTCGTTTACAGGTGCAGTAAAAGATAAAAGAGGCATCTTTCTTGAGGCGCAGGGTGGCACGCTGTTTCTGGATGAAATCGGCGAGACGTCCCTTTCAACCCAGGTCAAACTGCTTCGGTTTTTACAGAATGGCGAGATACGGAGAGTTGGTGAAAATAAGCCCATCTATCTTGACATCCGGATTATTGTAGCGACAAATAAGGACCTCGATGAGGCCACAAAAAACAGCTCCTTCAGGAAAGATCTGTTTTACCGGCTCAATGTCATCAGGATCCATGTGCCGCCGCTGCGGGAAAGAAAAGAGGATATCCCGCTTTTAATCAACTACTTCATGAATCGGTATTCAGACAAACTGAAAAAACGGGCGCCGGAGATATCCGGTGACGCAATGGAACTCCTTAAGGAGCACCTCTGGCCGGGAAACGTCCGGGAACTGGAAAATGTCATCGAACGAGCGGTTACCCTTGCGAAGGGAAACCAGATAACGCCCGATGATCTGGCATTACAAAGCGCCGCGGCTGACACCATGAACGCTATGATTGAAGTGGGCGGTATCCGGGCTGCTCTGGCGCAGGAGGAGAGAAAGACGATTGTTGAGATCCTGCGGAAACACGCCGGGAATCGTAAACAAGCGGCAAACAATCTGGGCATCTCGACGACAACCTTGTGGAGAAAGATGAAGGAATACCAGATCGTTTCAAAAACAAGTTATAACACCGAAGTGAAATGAAGGTTCAGGGTATGAATATTATCGATAAATATTTCAGAAGAATAAACCGGCTAAGGATATCGGTTACCGACCTTTGCAATCTCCGGTGTGTTTACTGCAGGCCGGAGAGCGGACTGGATCTTGCCAGGCATAAGGATATATTAACGTATGAGGAGATTGTTGCCGTTGTGCGGCACGCCGTGAAACTGGGGATAAAAAGTTTTCGCCTCACCGGCGGAGAACCCCTGTTCAGGAAGAATATAGAAAATCTGCTGTGGATGCTGGGGAAGGTTCAGGGCATCGAAGATCTGGCCATGACGACCAATGGTATTTATCTGAAGAACTATGCCAGGGTATTAAAGGAGATAGGGCTTTTCAGATTAAACATCAGCCTTGATAGCCTGGACGCCGCAAAGTTTGAGGAGATCACCAGGGGCGGGAAGCTGAAAGACGTCCTGGATGGCATTGAGGAGGTCCTTCGTCTGGGATTTAAAAATACCAAGATTAACGTGGTCGCTATGAAAGGAATCAACGACGACGAGTTTGAAGAGTTTGCAAAGCTTACCCTGGAACGGAACCTCGAAGTCCGTTTTATTGAATTTATGGCCATGAATAAAGACCGTCTGGACTCTGAGGGCAAGTATATTCCCATGGCGGAGATTATCGATATTATCGGGAGAAGGAATGAACTCACATCCCTTCCTCCCCCCATGCTTGGCAGCGGCGCAGCGAAACTCTACAAGATCAACGGCGCCAGAGGAGTCCTGGGGTTTGTATCAGCGGTAAGCCAGCCCTTTTGCACTTCGTGCAACCGGCTTCGTTTGACCTCCGACGGGAAACTCCGTTCCTGTTTATTATCCGGCGGAGAGGTTGATCTCAAGGCCATCCTCAGGAATGATCCCGCTGAAGAACAGCTTACCGATGCATTCCTCCGCGCTGCAAACCTGAAACCATCAGCGCATTCCGGAAAAGGGCACGTCGTAATGCATGAGGTTGGCGG from Candidatus Brocadia sp. includes these protein-coding regions:
- the moaA gene encoding GTP 3',8-cyclase MoaA, whose protein sequence is MNIIDKYFRRINRLRISVTDLCNLRCVYCRPESGLDLARHKDILTYEEIVAVVRHAVKLGIKSFRLTGGEPLFRKNIENLLWMLGKVQGIEDLAMTTNGIYLKNYARVLKEIGLFRLNISLDSLDAAKFEEITRGGKLKDVLDGIEEVLRLGFKNTKINVVAMKGINDDEFEEFAKLTLERNLEVRFIEFMAMNKDRLDSEGKYIPMAEIIDIIGRRNELTSLPPPMLGSGAAKLYKINGARGVLGFVSAVSQPFCTSCNRLRLTSDGKLRSCLLSGGEVDLKAILRNDPAEEQLTDAFLRAANLKPSAHSGKGHVVMHEVGG
- a CDS encoding PAS domain S-box protein, with translation MFRSIRYKLISLFLIAVLTPLLVMRLIAYPSAQKAIQETTTKNLQLIGSEKASQVNAWLSRLKNDAVHAASNPFVISAVELTDSDADTIARFLFQIPCGAGFHSFMICDVSGNVRLSSNERTIGFNIAAFDGFRHAAGGETYVSESESPVFYDTRVHERDTGALPALLISVPVKNVDGQVAGVLMFQADGSDLTLLMQERRYGDRYDSYVVNQHGVMITESDFADHRNPPDFLNRRTPGAWTVVDPQTGEFTRSVASCLNGENGFDVHGYRNYAGENVVGVWHWIPELKWGVIAEIPADEVFLAMDKVKNSIFKVLSYLTIAGVVLAVAGIAFAFVIGQKIAYPIMELTAATRKMSAGDLSQRVRLRTQDELRELADAFNIMAESMREKTGTLQETSNFLQSILVGSTEHSIIAADLDGTILAFNEGAKRMFGYEPERLVAKSTIDVLYTKKDVESGNVHKMLETTRADGCYKNEMQLIRENGEIFTGYGTVTTRQTTRGEPSGFVMIIRDITEQKLLERELQSYMMQLEKIVEERTQKLRASEEKYRRLFETSKDAVFFCDTECQFIDMNQAGVDLFGYDTKNEILKLNLVQHLFYSPAAGEAIKEMVGRNGFVKDYEVELKKKDDTRVPCLMTSNLRRGERNNIIGYEGIIIDLTERKKIEREKDIMNNINKILASNLDIREVYKSFSEELNEVIDFDRMSITLIDEKRDEFLIFAVSKDYHDSQLKEGMYYSKYGTLAGKVVDHGKVYMVTDTSQGSFSTDPILFKEGIKSRLSIPLICKGEIIGSLNFGSKNVRNYSENHVEIVQKIAPQLAIAIDNTCLFDKIKDSEEKYRNLVEDIEDVIFRLDKRGRYLFLNSALKNVTGYDPREFYENPSIAIEMVSRDDRELVRETTRKILSGEFKVSKDLEYRIKCKNGNELWISQNTYPIKDKKGNILGIEGIMRDITDSKKIEEQIRRSERLASIGELAASIAHEIRNPLGAISNSVGMLKRDLLLRGDDQKLFNMVIEETDRLNSIITNFLTFAHPAEYHFVRSDILEIIDETLFLLEQDVRFHEEIRIVKMYANDVPKVYVDRNWIRKVFWNLLINSIDAMPRGGKIFIRVRKPNRPDRSEIEIVIADTGSGIPPEIIRKIFEPFFTTKKSKGTGLGLSIVHRIVDNHGGVIDVRSKLNKGTTFTVRLPIKNQHMKAVSVWESIPQQIPVKG
- a CDS encoding sigma-54 dependent transcriptional regulator, which translates into the protein MFNILVVEDQKNMRESLAIAFRRSGYNVDSVESGEKAIAVQNEHFYDLAVVDLKMENMDGLEVLSRIKRINPSTEVVVMTAYGTIDSAIQAMRRGAYDYVTKPFQLPDILSVVERALEKKRLSDKVTILQKEGKESYQFEGVIGNSPVMIRLLNILMELVRSESTVLITGESGTGKELIARAIHSNSPRRNKPFIVVNCGALPENLQESELFGHALGSFTGAVKDKRGIFLEAQGGTLFLDEIGETSLSTQVKLLRFLQNGEIRRVGENKPIYLDIRIIVATNKDLDEATKNSSFRKDLFYRLNVIRIHVPPLRERKEDIPLLINYFMNRYSDKLKKRAPEISGDAMELLKEHLWPGNVRELENVIERAVTLAKGNQITPDDLALQSAAADTMNAMIEVGGIRAALAQEERKTIVEILRKHAGNRKQAANNLGISTTTLWRKMKEYQIVSKTSYNTEVK